From Lucilia cuprina isolate Lc7/37 chromosome 4, ASM2204524v1, whole genome shotgun sequence:
atataatatttgtatatagaaGTTGCCACGCCCACTGCAGCCAGTCTGACCTTTTCGTCCACAAATATGCAGatggattttaaaaatgttcatacaaTATTAAACGACTATTTTAGTCTTCTATATATACAGATTTTAATGCTAACTTGATATGGAAGGCGCCACGCCCCTTAGAATAGTCCATTTTTGTCAGAAATATTCATTATGAACATAAAGATACTCGTGTAAACTCGTTTGAGCAGCCTAATTGTTTCGGTGTTCCAGATATaagtaattatattatatattggaGGCCACACCCACTATTGGTACTAATCCCCAATATACCCAGTCTACTATTACCTTACAAGTGTAGTATAAGTGGGTGTGGAACCTCGCCAGTGTAAATCACGAATGGTTAAAACGTCGCCTTTGTTTCAAGTGAAGAAATCGAACATTTTGGATAGAAACGTGTAAAGTACCTACAAATATTACATGCATCACTATGTAAATTGTAATTCCTGTTATAATCAATATAGTGAAcgctatttttttaatatgtttattttcagCATTTATAGCTGATTTGTTTAACTTATTATACAGcttataaatcaataaaaatatcaagtataattgaaaaatataagtcatataaaacatttttagaaatatcTGGAAATAATTGACCCATAAATATTCTTAAAGTTGTCCCTATTCCAATGTAATGTTTATGACTATCATTCACGTGGTGATCGTTAATTGTATTTGAAAGAAATGATATTTCTTTTGatagttttaaattaacatacaCGTAAAACTCACATAAAACGTTTAAACATGTTAAACAGCTTAAACGTTTTTGTTTTGTcttaaatatgaattaaattaattaaatccaGTTACAAAACACTGAGACAAAAGTCGATGAGACAGAAATGAAATACCACGTTTTTATAAAgcttaaatgttttgaaaaatattcaaaagctttaaattaatatgaaagCTATAGTTATTGCAAAAATGCAAACACTTTTGAAAAGCTCATTAGCAAAGCTGTGTTTTTACTTAAGCTTTAATTAGATAAGTATAATAAAGCattcaaaagttttaatataagtTTAAGTATAATAAAGCTTCTTACAACTAtgcttttataaattatattattatttaagggCTTTGAGCTTTCTAAAGCTTACATGTCTAATAAAGCTAATAAAATCAACTTTAGTTGTAAAACACTTAAAAGCTTAAACATGTaagttaaaaatgttcttttttcttttgtactAATAATCTTCTTTCTTACAACTTCTCTACGTGTATCACCCAACACAGATGCTAATTAACCATTTAATTTTtgcgtaaaataaaaaattcactgctgaatttaaaacaaagctgttaaaaatttcaatttaaacatgCGTAAAAAGTTACAACTtgatttggtacttttttttagtaaCTTTTCTGGCTCGGTAAGCTTTCTtgtaagaaaatacaaaaaacgcTACAAAGTAAACTCACGagacaaaatacaaaatgaattaatttaatttgtttacaaagaATCTGTTTTCATACATAAAGCCAAgtaaattgataaaatattttattttaaaacaaacattacaGCATTGAAAAACATAACGtctcttaaaaaagtttaagaaaaaaaaaaaaacaaaggaaataaactttaataaaagtgtttatttgactttaaataaattgtgtgAAAAGTGAATTTGAATTTCGTGAAGCTAACATTCATATTTTTCGCAGCCTTAAAAATGTTCTCCTCAAAAACTGTAGTCATTGCTTTCGCTGTCATTGCCATCAGCTGTTGTCTAATTGAAGTCAGTCAGGCCTTACCTTCTATTGGACATTTCGGCAAACGTTTTGGTaagtttattgataaaaattttactactcGTGTTGGAATTAAGTGAAAATCTatttaacaaaagctttttatgatttcaagattaaaatagaaaactttaaagcCTTTCAATTATATGAAAGCTCATTTCAAAATACAATTGCAAATTAAGATCAATTGTTACTTAAGCTTTACAAATAGTTActacaaataaacaataataaaagctttttattgtaCCTCATAGAAAAAGCTCGagaattattttacaataaaaaacttttatcagTCTTGAATTTTTACGAATAATTGCTACAAATATCCTTTAAGCTTTTATCTTTCTCTTAAAGCTTTGGTTTCTTGAacgaaacttttaaatttttttagcattGACGATTTTATGCTTAAAAGCATTTCAATAAACTGAAAGCTCTTACGCCTTTTCACATTAAAATCAGttcatatttcaaattatataaatagttgttgcaaataaatttattaaaagctttttattgtaaaactcaaaaaaagcttaaagctcaagatttatttaattttgaagagCCGTTATCGGTTTTGGATTTAGAAAAATACttgctttaaacaaaaacttttacgtCACACTAATAAGCTTTTATCGTTATGTAAAAGCTTAGTTTTCTTGGTAGAAACTTTTGTGACATTTATActtaacaaaagctttaaactttattttgcaTTAACGAGCTTATATCAATCtcaaataattgctaaaaatatactttaattgAAAGCTTACTGTTACACTGGTATTTAGAGCTTAAAGCTGTTATTTTACTTAACATCAATAAGCTTTTATAAAACCGCTAAAACTCTATTTCACATTAAACAGCTTTTATCAGTCCTGAATTTACACAAATAATTGCTATAAATATACTTTAAGCAAAAGCATTTTGTACGTCACATTAATAAGCTTTTATTGTTCTTTTAAAGCTAAGTTTTTTTGGGAGAAACTTTTGTGACATATTCTTTATATAGCAAAAGCTTTAAACTTTAGATTTATTAAGCTATTTCGGATAAttgataaaaaagctttaaatgaaATCCTACTGTCGCACTGGTATTCAGAGCTTAGGGGCTTTTATTAATCTGCAAAAGCTTCATTTAATTCAACATAAAgcttttcaatgaaattttagtGCTTTAAGATTACTTTCTAAATGATCTTTAAATTGGtaacaagtttttttgttttgtggaaCAATTTCTATTACAGTTTAATAAAAGCTCAATCATTAAAGCTCTTTATGGTTAATTCACTTAATTTCTCTTTATATtgctttataacttttattaatttttaaacaaattttccttcCATTTGATCTCCGTCTCTAGACACCATGTCCGGCATTGATTTCATACAAGTCTGTTTGAACAACTGTGCCCAATGTAAGAAAATGTTTGGCGATTACTTCCAAGGTCAAACCTGTGGTGAATCCTGTCTGAAATTCAAAGGCAAAGCTATACCCGATTGTGAAGATATTAACTCCATTGCTCCTTTCATAAATACTTTTGAATAATgagatgaaaaataaacaaggtTGATTTGTTGATCTGATGAAATGTGATAATAACCAAATACccacgatgatgatgataacaatacttaaaaaaagattaaaacaaaaattaaggtcaatgtaatttctttaatatgtaaacgaaaacaaaagttACCCAAAACTTTGTTAACTTTGTTTTGCGGTAACAAAGTTGACaagtttattattatgttttcctTAATTTTAATTGCGTTAAGctgtgattttgttttgtatcatacaaatgtatttatttattttattttatttatttgtaaaattattttttaaagttttattaagcaTACATTAAGGcttatagttttaatttaaagtggtttttatgtttaacagtAAATACTGTAATAGCTGGacatttttgtaacaaaaatttaaatattgaatgtTTTCTAATATATCAAtagtatgaattttttaatttaatgtttagttTATTAAGTATTATAATTCGTTtacatattagttttaatatacatatgccAAATAATAGTTCCTAAATCTATTGTAGtcgataaatttaattattgtgtaaaaaatgtacattttttaaaacaataataaaataaaatattcattccTTTAAgcataaaaaagcatttttatttatagttcataagatcttaaaaaatttccttgcaaaaactttcattactaaATAAGATGTTAAAAAGCTAACATTTACTTATGTCATAGCatcattttaagtcattaattCAACACTGTAATGTCATTGATGGCAAGTACATaccacaatcgcttacaagtattttaaacaattagtgAACATTAAGCGCATGAAAAAACTCCTCAAATGTGAAAGATTACAAACTTCATTCTAAGTATCTCTCTATGATAATCACTTGAAGTACAAGTGCTTCATTCTCCAATTCTCTGACACCATGATCTAGCATGATCTTTGCATCTTTTAAATAGTTGGGGTTTCAGGACCTTTGAATGTTCCAAAGAATCTCGATTGTGAGAAAACTTAATGGTAATGAAGCATATATATTAAGAGTCTATGAATAGGTGATCGTATGGCACAGATTTTATCGCATTCTCATGTCTCTTCTATTTCTCTATGTTAATTATATAAAGTACAGATGCTTTATCCGCCAATCCTCCATGATTTTTGCCTCTTTTTAATAGGAAGGGTTTCAAGACCTTTGCAGACATCAAAGAATCTCGATTGGGATAAATTGCAGACTTCGTTCATGGTACTTCTCTTCGATCTTAATGGTGATGATTCATGAACATTAAGATTCTATGGTGATCACATGATACACATTCACAAGATAGTAGCTATactttttcgtttaattttcttcatatagaGACCAAATATTTAAAGGCCTCCGAAATCCAATTGATATTTTCAACAGTCAATGACTTGGAAATTTATGAACTGGTGATCTTATGTCACAGATTTTATCGCATTCACATGTCTCTTCTATTTCTCTATGTTTATCACTTAAAGTGCAGGTGCTTCATTCGCCAATCCTTGGATCAAGACCTTTCTCTCGATTGTAAGAAATCACAGACTTCGTTAATGGTGCTTCTCTTCGATCTTAATGGTGATGATTTATGTACATTAAGATTCAATGGTGATCGCATGACACAGATTTGATAGCATTCACAAAATAGTcgctatatttttctttatatagagaTCAACTATTTAAAGATCTCCGAAATCCAATTGATATTTTCAACAGGGAACTAATAGGAAGTCActtcgaaaaaaaaatcatattatcggtgatattttgtttaatatttccaTACTAGAGGTGTTGTTGAAGTAATTGATCGAGTGTTAGCTATCTTATTAATTTATGGACCCTGATCTGTTAAAAacttcattttttaatattggtgGATGTAGTAGGGTACTTTCTGAGAATTTGTGGACTGTCTCTTTTTAACCTTGTGATGAAGTGATTATTTCAGACAGAATCACattcttaaatataatttcctgaccctataaattaaaattctgaattctgaatatatattctgggtctttATTAAACTTGaaaacgatctagccatgtctttccgtctgtttgttgaaagcacgatggagtccgaacggaaagagctagaagcttgaaattttaagcaaatgttttctatagtttCTTACGAGCAGAAGtctattaacataattttacagggatcggtccataattaacccatTCTAGCCAGGTCATTACTGTTTGGAATGTACGAGTATAGcgctaaaattcgacataagtaagttttttatgaGTACAAATCTCTCCACCGAGTTTTATGAGTATCTGTCTATTATTGACCCAAAGTCAGGGATGTAAAATTTACTTCTATATTTTCCTCAAATCTTAAAAAGATcagttcgttttttttatttatatattttatttcatttattgtttgtataaattgttattattaaatgtttaaacaaaataatgattacaatgaaaaaaaaatacttaaaaaatttttactatttaaaaataatatatacaaaaaaaatcaaaaattaaaaagtaaaataaaaagcaatcattgcaaaataatcgaaaaaaataattatgacgACAGCaagtgaataaaataaaatacattctttttttataataattatgaaGAAAAATGCTAAGAACACATGTAtcaaagagaaaaatatatcaTTGACTTAGAATAGAGATGAGAGTAAACGGAAAACGACGACttttaataagttaaaaaaatgtataagagAAATGTGTGTCGAAGagtaagagaaaaataaaaaaatataatgatgaTTAGGGAGGGAGTATGAATATAATGCTCCTTGAGTATTTAACAAAGAAATGCTGAGGGACTGGGGAAACGTCAATTATTTCTTACGGAAATTTAGCAAAGTATCGGGAATTTCATTAATATAGTTCTGCAAGAAGAAAGAGAAATGGTCCATGAGTTAATCAtacatgttaaaaaaatattcaaaaagtacttacaAAAACTGGTGAGGCGATATCGGGACTAGCATAATCGGCCCATTTTGATAAATCAATTGAGGGTATAATACCACTCTTACAAGGTACACGGGGGTtactgaaattttaaagaaaaaatacataagAATTCAATTATATGTTTCTAAGATTTTATATTCACAGTTAACTTACATTTCATGATCGGGCAATACCATGGGGTATATTTGTACTGTATCTATTAAATCTGTATTATCACAAATCAAACGTGATAGTTTGGCTTTGCGTATTTCCTGCAATTGTTCGGGTGTAAATGAAGAAGGCTGGTTGGGCAACTCATACCAGAAACGATCACCACGTCTTATATAACTCATTTGAGTGGCAATAACACAGGCAAAAGTGGGACCCAACATTGAACCAGGCAAAGATTTTTCCGAAACACCACCAGACCATAAATCAATATCAGCAGGATgtctattaagaaaattaaaattatttttttttttaaatcttaaaaaaattcaaacttacTCGAATATGGATTGATATCTTAAAATAGTATCATTGGGCATAGAACCAAACATTTCATCCCAGGTATTTGAAGTGGGTAGACCACAGAATTTACGGAATTCCATATAGCCGGGTATACCAAATTCACGACCACGTTGCATATTAAACGACACCAAATCCATACCAAATCTAGCACCTTCCTTCTTAAACAAATGATTTGTTACTTCTTGTGTTATAGAGTCGTCCATAGCCTGGGCCACTTGATTCATTAAACCCataaaatattcatctaaaacaCCAGCTCTGTACAAATCATAAGGACGTCTTATCAAATCGGACAATCTCTTTGAGGCAATAAACTTATGAGCCTTGGACCAACGTTCGACAGCTGTTGGCAATAAGGAGTGACCAAAACGGAAAGCAGCACCAGCAAATGAATCAATAATACCAGGATTTACCTTAGGATCATAACCATCCCAATAACCATCCTTTTGCAAAACCAAACCAAATTTCTCCATAACTTCTTTGCCCAACAAAATGGGTAAGAATTCATTGTATGTAACATGCTGTACAATGGCAATATTAATTCTACGGGCCTCTTGGAATAGAGTCTCATCATCCCAGTGTTTATTGACATGTGCCAAGCCGGTAGCCAAACGATTGTGTTCTCTGGCCATTAAAGTGTGCATACAGGTTAAGACCAATTGTTCATTGACACGTATCTCGCCGGCTTCGAAACAGAACATACTCTTGTTGGGTCTAGTGCAACCTTCATCGGGAATATCTAACTTGAGAGGTAATAAATCCTTAAGACCATATTCATTGAAGACAGGGTTCATGCGCAATAAACCACCATAACCGGTACGTAGTTTGCGGGCGAATTTCTCATTTACACCATAGACTGTATTGGCATCAATGACACCAGTTAAAGTGTTGAATTGCTGGCGAGAACctggaaattttgaaaagagttgttattaaataatttgtaaatacttTGAAGGAAAGGATGGATAAAATAATTTAGAGGTTGAGCTGCATTTTCCCCTTTTATCCCCACCCCGTGGATCCGCCCCTGGTCTTAATTTTATGTGTCAGCAAAGCATAGTTTCCGGAAGCTGGTAAAATTGGGGcttagaaataatatttagttcATGGTGATAAAAAACTGCTCTATTGTGACAACCCAAAGAACAAAAGTTCATGCTTGAACTTATCCGAATCTACACTCCAAGGATGGCAGTATGAAACCAGATTTGAAGCAGATTTATGTAATCATGACATCACACGATCAAATATTGAAAGATAAATCTTTTTTGATTGATGTGtggattattattttgttttgagaTGAAAGATATTAAAGAAAGAGAGAGGGATCGGCGATATCGTTGAATTCATTACAGTCTTTTAGAAAGCTTGGAGCTGTAAAATGTAATCATGACAAGACACAATCAAATATTGAATGATCAATCATTTTTGTTCGATGTTGAATGTCTTCTGTTTTGAGATGAAAGATATTGAAGAAAGAGAGAGGTCAGTGACATCGAGGAAATCATTACAGTCCATTTAGAGAGCTGTTAGAGAtgggtacatatacatattctcTTAAATATCAAAGCTATTGAGATATCGAGAGCAGTAGAGGTATATGTAATAGCTCAGATCAATACAGTGTGACTATATATTATTATCACTTTTCTGCTTTAAAGTTTCGAAGGTTTTCAGAAATTTCGAAGCATTTAGAGTGATTCTAAAGCTATATTGATATATCGAGAGGATAACAGATCGACTTATGCCTGAAGAGTGATACAGTGATACTATTATGACTTTACTGTTTAAAGATTTCGAAGGATTGGAAATCTGAATATCCTGGAGAAAAGAAACTATTATCAGTCTATTTAGAGAGCTTGTTGCGATGGATACATATTATATACTACATAGACCTCAAATAGATATATATAAACACTTAATTCTCCTACATTTTAAAGCTATTAAGATATCTAGAGAATTATCACTTTTCTGATTTAAAGCttcgaaaaattttcgaaaatttcaaaGCATTTAAAGCCATTCCAAAGCTATAATGAGATATTCATAGGAGAACGGATCAACGCACTCGTGAAGATTGATTCAGTGATACTATTATCACTTCTCTGCTCTAAGATTTCAAAGGACTTTTAGAAATTAGGAATCTGAATATCCTGGCGAGAAGACTATTATCGTGGGATTTTGTACAATTGAAAAGTATAgtctttaatgtaaaaaatcagGAATTTATTTAATCAGTTTCCATTACATAAAGTAACTATCAATAGAAACTCTGTTAGAGTAATCAGTGATCAGTTGGCGACATAAAATAACTGGCAGTTAATTTGTTTTGGAATGTCAAGAACATAATTGAGCTTTAGCTGCAACTTCTtgctttataaaaaatcttacacGTACAATTATGaccttaaaattgttatatgcaGGTGTCAACTTAAACTTTACTTCCGTTTGGACAATGAAATGTCTGACAAGCACAATCTCAAggaaaaattgaacaaaaaaaaaaattctttcaaaacATAAAGCAAGACCGTTTACTGATTTCAAAAGAATATTTCACATCAAAACAATATTGCAGTCAAAACCACATTGCCAtagaattagaaaaataaacacaaataaaacctTTTCAAACGACCTTCGATATTACTATATACAGActcgtatacatatgtatgtacatttaccACTAAATAGaaggtattttattaaaaagctcaAAATTATGACATGGGCGTTAACAGACTAACCTGTTAAAGTTCGCCCCCCCCCCCTAAATAAACGCCTACTCTatgaaatcaaacaaaataaaacacagcTCAACACTCAAGCAACGAAAAGTTGCAGCCACATTAAATGATTGACAGTTTAAGTATTATAAACTACTAACAGTTTATAAGCTGCAggcttaagttttatttaaaaacttaaagatttaaaaacaatCTCAGAAAACAGACTTAAAAAGTCAACTTTGGCTACcagtattgaaaaattaaacaaaaaaaattaaggcgAGCCCTTAACATTTAGAGGAATTTTTAGCTTAAACTTGGCCGccaccaaaaaaagaaaaacaattaaacttaaaactaaacaataaatgCAGTTGCAATAACACCTGCTGGCTACAACTTACCCAATCTACAGCCAGGTCTAGGTGAAGGGAAACCACGTACAAAATCAATacatttaacattgaaaagacGATAGAAATAATCATCATCTGGTACACGAATCTCATTACAATAGGGATGTTTCAAATGCATGGGACGTTTGCAACATTCTTCGGGATCATTACGATTAATGGGATCTGAAAGAGAGAGAAAAATGTTATTGGaaataatttaccaaaaaaaaaaagctgtTAAGCTTCAACACTTACCCAAGGGTGTACCGGTTAAAGTGAAATCGTGATCCATAAATTGACCCCAAGCAATAACCATAACAGTGCCAGCATGATCATGATAACCATCATCGGGATGCATAGTACGTGAAACCACACGTGAGTAGGGTAAATCACGTCCTGTCACCGATATACGAGGAGCATTAATACCATCAGCATAGAGGGGACCAATTAAACGTTGAAACGGTGCCATGGCAGCGCCCCATGTTGGATGTTCAATATTGTTGCATAACCCATCGAAACGTCTGTATTTACCGGGACGACATTCCACACCAGAGAAGAAAGGTGGACAGACTTCACGAATCAAAGTTTTCGAGGTGTCAATGGTGGGTAAACCTTTTTCGATTTCTTCATAAGAAAGACCATAACTGAAAGTAAAACGAAACAAATGTggttaatatttaatatgaaacGAATGTAAATCTTGTTGGAATAGTGTTAATTctactaaggagtgagatcgaaaaattcttaacatacatatatgcttataaaaaagaaaccactaaacttacagctttatttttttttatttgattcaaattattattacaatttataaaaaaaaaatatttttatagttttaatcactagtgatgaaattttgaacccttttcggaaacccttccattaacgtttttatagtgctttctgtcactttgctcgaacatgtagtccatctccgtttaaaatctaccacacttttggacaccttttttgtactcttcaattctcttttaacaaaagcccaatatctctccactggccttagctccgggcagtttggaggatttgcctctcttggtacaaataccacattattgttcttgtactactcaagggcttgtttaccatagtgacaggatgcaaagtcaggccaaaaataagtggacacattatgaagtcttatgaatggaagcagccttttttgtaaacattccttgatgtaaatttcggtatttatagagcccgttgtaacaaatgattggcttcttttgccgcaactgcatatagcatgccataccaagaactttctgggaaattttgtctgcttttgggtcctaaacttttcttcaacattccctcgagtatcagcaacataaaacttttgacctggaagttgcgaaaaatctgccagaacatacgtttcgtcatccattatgcagcaagaatatttttttataaaaccttacttcaatttccgtgctctgtttttggcctctaaatttttagcagcgttcctgtcaggaactttttgagccttgtatgtttttaaacctgcattagctttaacttttcataccaaatagtccgagcactgagctaaccgagctgctttcctaccggatgtgttgggagctcttttgaaaatgcgttctatttttttggctttaaaaacatcatgtggaccattggCTATTTTACGAAACCggaattaaaatcaaattatcCAACTATTAACCTAGATAAATCTTTATGTTGCCAAAGTGaagcaaaaaagtaaaacttgcgtgaataactatttatttcactttttcgattttcaattaattaacaaCTTACGACTCTTACTAACATAGTTTGTTAAAACTAAGTAAAaccactttaaagtataaagcgcaaaaaaatgtatttaatttggtTGCAcagctaaacaaaaaaaaaaacatttgttgcatAACAATTGTTGTTTCTGTGGCTGTTTACATACAACTCAtacaatttgattatttttttttttttttttggtttcaggCATGATAAAGacgatgatggtgatgatgctATGTTGGCTGCTTAATAAGTTAATGTCGATGATCATTGCATTGATCATAATGATGAGTTGCatgggagttttttttttcgtttgggtTTAAGTTTATGTATACATAGGTGTATTTAGTTTATCAAGCGATCAATGACATGGAATTATTCATTCATTCTACTTTTGTGATCATGAGCAAAAAGACTTTTACTTTCAGGAATGTTCTTATCATAAAGAATTACACATGCTTTCCAGATTGTATATTAAGGTTTGATTATAATGTGATGACTTTTATTTTGGAAGTCTTACTTAGATTTCTAgatttctaattttattatttgtatatgcTTCCCTGATCATTAGTGCCGGACGATCAGCACAACACTTACGTCAATTTTGatcttactttttaaaaatgtaacattCCAGCTAAAATAaagcgaagtacttccaaaagaataacatttatcactacttgAAAAGTAGcaatttttgaattgttttaccttctgtggaagtgatgtttaatgacttccgaagaatctaaaataatattattttttctgttcttACATTTTTGtgagataaaaaattttattttagggcTTCTTTTTTATTACCtgtattaatgttaatattatttaataatataatttcacttccgaataactttcaaaaaaagagaattaaaattacttcttgagaatgtCTTCGGAAGTAGTGAATATGGAATTAAATAAGAAGAACattcctcctatgacaagcctgtattAAATTCATCACTTCTTCTGGTCTTTTTAAGTActttcatggagtaaattctacttctttttcgcttctttggaagttctttttttttgctgagaTATAATACGCTTATACATGATAATGccccaaaaaataacataaaaattacttcctgagattGGCTTGAGATGAAAAAGAACATCCCCTCTATTACATACTTGAgtgaaaatcataacttcttcagaaCTTTTTCATTCCTTCCATagagtaaattttacttctttttcgcttctttga
This genomic window contains:
- the LOC111681298 gene encoding peroxidase, translating into MILRIFLLTTALLAAPSTINAQFHHFGEAINTSPLGADCALILAGPGRSSVYDYSVNLFRGTIGPYNGDSTCITYDAVNAAYLDARKRIHVSQPKGEWKAEDIATVGELLLDISIQLARTYGLSYEEIEKGLPTIDTSKTLIREVCPPFFSGVECRPGKYRRFDGLCNNIEHPTWGAAMAPFQRLIGPLYADGINAPRISVTGRDLPYSRVVSRTMHPDDGYHDHAGTVMVIAWGQFMDHDFTLTGTPLDPINRNDPEECCKRPMHLKHPYCNEIRVPDDDYFYRLFNVKCIDFVRGFPSPRPGCRLGSRQQFNTLTGVIDANTVYGVNEKFARKLRTGYGGLLRMNPVFNEYGLKDLLPLKLDIPDEGCTRPNKSMFCFEAGEIRVNEQLVLTCMHTLMAREHNRLATGLAHVNKHWDDETLFQEARRINIAIVQHVTYNEFLPILLGKEVMEKFGLVLQKDGYWDGYDPKVNPGIIDSFAGAAFRFGHSLLPTAVERWSKAHKFIASKRLSDLIRRPYDLYRAGVLDEYFMGLMNQVAQAMDDSITQEVTNHLFKKEGARFGMDLVSFNMQRGREFGIPGYMEFRKFCGLPTSNTWDEMFGSMPNDTILRYQSIFEHPADIDLWSGGVSEKSLPGSMLGPTFACVIATQMSYIRRGDRFWYELPNQPSSFTPEQLQEIRKAKLSRLICDNTDLIDTVQIYPMVLPDHEINPRVPCKSGIIPSIDLSKWADYASPDIASPVFNYINEIPDTLLNFRKK
- the LOC111681304 gene encoding eclosion hormone — its product is MFSSKTVVIAFAVIAISCCLIEVSQALPSIGHFGKRFDTMSGIDFIQVCLNNCAQCKKMFGDYFQGQTCGESCLKFKGKAIPDCEDINSIAPFINTFE